Proteins from a genomic interval of Chloroflexota bacterium:
- the rplM gene encoding 50S ribosomal protein L13, which translates to MATNIKRTRTYVAKPAELSPRWHLFDASQMPLGRLAVQIATILQGKHRPIYTSNINTGDFVVVVNSAKVHTTGKKREQKVYNWHSGYQGGLRSVTMDKMLERRPNKIIEQAVWGMLPKTTMGRHMLKRMKVYPGPDHPHQAQITGYAPERQATGESA; encoded by the coding sequence ATGGCAACAAACATAAAACGGACACGCACATACGTCGCGAAACCGGCGGAACTAAGCCCGCGGTGGCACTTGTTCGATGCGTCCCAAATGCCGCTTGGCCGCTTGGCCGTGCAGATTGCGACGATATTGCAAGGCAAGCACCGGCCCATCTACACGTCGAACATCAACACGGGCGACTTTGTGGTGGTAGTGAACTCGGCCAAGGTGCACACAACGGGCAAGAAGCGCGAGCAGAAGGTCTACAACTGGCACAGCGGGTATCAGGGCGGCTTGCGCAGTGTCACGATGGACAAGATGCTGGAACGCAGGCCCAACAAAATCATTGAGCAGGCTGTCTGGGGGATGCTGCCAAAGACCACGATGGGCCGGCACATGCTCAAGCGCATGAAGGTCTACCCCGGTCCGGACCATCCACATCAGGCGCAGATCACCGGCTACGCCCCTGAGAGACAGGCGACCGGCGAGAGCGCCTAG